A single genomic interval of Pyrus communis chromosome 7, drPyrComm1.1, whole genome shotgun sequence harbors:
- the LOC137738894 gene encoding F-box/kelch-repeat protein At3g06240-like, which produces MIITDSGLLERETQLVPSDDGACIFTDDIILEILSRVPGKSLLRFRRVCKSWCTLISGPNFVRKQLCQAVRHNTNWRLLMFTSWRHLNSIDYESLLSLLAKNKHENISRIVVSRCRKHKLPIMQPERRFVQIMGSSNGLICLYINCENVFLWNPCTGNSNEIPKPAPKVFLPSFYGFGYDSATDDYKVICQCLTEHLTYEVFLYTLKMGSWRILEGLNDRELRRRGLLFNGALHWIDYKHGEDGKIRAKSAIGRVGAKSVITSFDLAREKFQELVPLPSVLEDQSIGYDVGDYKCSNLLCLLTNFSLWNTEIWVMMEYGVEESWTKLILLEDQNLSHTVYVSQDDKIFIQSTQGGLKLYDIKENRYRSALKPKKSLSLDLAMYVETLISPVTGK; this is translated from the exons ATGATAATCACAG ACAGCGGCCTCCTGGAACGAGAGACGCAACTGGTCCCCTCCGATGATGGCGCCTGTATTTTCACCGATGACATCATCCTTGAGATACTGTCACGGGTTCCAGGGAAGTCTTTACTACGATTTCGGCGGGTATGCAAGTCATGGTGTACCCTAATCTCCGGCCCtaattttgttagaaaacaGCTCTGCCAAGCAGTTAGACACAACACCAACTGGAGGCTGCTAATGTTTACAAGCTGGAGGCATCTCAACTCCATTGACTACGAATCATTATTGTCACTATTAGCGAAGAACAAGCACGAAAATATTAGTCGTATAGTTGTTTCACGCTGCAGAAAGCACAAATTACCAATAATGCAGCCTGAAAGAAGATTCGTGCAGATTATGGGTTCTAGCAATGGCCTGATCTGTCTTTATATAAACTGTGAGAACGTTTTCTTGTGGAACCCTTGTACTGGAAATTCCAACGAGATACCAAAACCTGCTCCAAAAGTTTTCCTACCGTCATTTTATGGATTCGGTTATGATTCTGCGACTGATGATTACAAAGTCATTTGCCAATGTCTAACTGAACATTTAACCTACGAAGTTTTTCTCTATACCCTGAAAATGGGTTCATGGAGGATTCTTGAAGGTCTCAATGATCGTGAACTGAGGAGGCGAGGTTTGTTGTTCAATGGTGCCCTACATTGGATAGACTATAAACATGGTGAAGATGGGAAAATACGTGCGAAATCAGCAATTGGGCGAGTAGGTGCGAAATCAGTAATCACCTCTTTCGATCTAGCAAGGGAAAAATTTCAGGAGCTAGTGCCGTTACCCAGTGTTCTCGAAGATCAATCAATCGGGTATGATGTTGGGGATTATAAATGTTCTAACCTTTTGTGTTTACTCACCAATTTCAGCCTTTGGAATACGGAAATATGGGTGATGATGGAATATGGAGTTGAGGAATCTTGGACCAAACTGATTTTGCTGGAAGATCAAAACCTGTCACATACAGTGTACGTTTCACAGGATGATAAAATTTTCATACAGTCAACACAGGGCGGATTAAAACTATATGATATAAAGGAAAACAGATATAGAAGTGCTCTTAAACCTAAAAAGTCTCTGTCGCTTGACTTAGCTATGTATGTAGAGACCTTAATTTCACCAGTAACTGGGAAGTAG